One Polyangiaceae bacterium DNA segment encodes these proteins:
- a CDS encoding PE-PGRS family protein → MATRGLAASLLLVCLSVFSVACAGGGDADTAPVGTGGSGAFDAGGGSATGGTSGSGGFGATGGASGASGASGASGASGASGAAGNDAGLGGSGGQGGADAGPCSTGCPANMWDIDKNPLTGTCGCEYSCTKKGNADPIDPNYDDDNCDGGDGLVEQCVYVSSVSGDDTNGDGTRDKPLKTIMGGIAYAKSKSVPAVCVSGNQYNENVVVESGISVYGGFDENDANFKFRRSAAATTRVNATGTVFHAPQVDKETHIEGIKITAGTDINTPGSSTYGVRMGSGTSTLYVRYNEISAGPGVDGKAGDDGTPHAQAQAPTGNKGDEGCDGCTGTGQGGPQPSCAEPGGKGGNGGYNNGDGAKGDPGSGGAVGGTAGPSSKQCATVSTAGGEGGEGASGSSGNSGTGGANIGVVSINGYVPASGTSGTNGTNGKGGGGGGGGGGGSECIAYINGICVPTCNADRAGGGGSGGCGGLGGLKGAGGGGGGGSFGVFASAGTMIVTGNTIDSKNGGTGGKGGNGANGQTGGASGPKGSGRDDSADGGPGGKGGNAGAGGPGGGGGGGPSACVGYASAVSLTASGNTCVTGSPGFGGNGGTNTQGSTAGAGQTGKNGVTLQL, encoded by the coding sequence ATGGCGACTCGTGGCCTAGCGGCTTCATTGCTTTTGGTTTGTCTTTCAGTCTTTTCGGTAGCGTGCGCTGGTGGTGGTGATGCGGACACTGCACCGGTCGGGACGGGCGGCTCCGGTGCCTTCGACGCCGGTGGCGGCAGTGCCACGGGCGGCACCAGCGGCAGCGGTGGCTTCGGTGCGACGGGCGGTGCCTCGGGCGCGTCGGGTGCCAGCGGCGCGTCGGGTGCTAGTGGCGCGTCGGGTGCGGCGGGTAACGACGCAGGACTGGGCGGTAGCGGTGGACAAGGTGGCGCGGACGCAGGCCCGTGCTCCACAGGTTGCCCCGCGAACATGTGGGACATCGACAAGAACCCGCTGACGGGTACCTGCGGCTGCGAGTACAGCTGCACCAAGAAGGGCAACGCGGATCCCATCGATCCCAATTACGACGACGACAACTGCGACGGCGGCGATGGCCTGGTCGAGCAGTGCGTGTACGTCAGCAGCGTGTCCGGCGACGACACCAACGGTGACGGTACCCGGGATAAGCCGCTGAAGACCATCATGGGCGGCATCGCCTACGCAAAGTCGAAGAGCGTTCCCGCGGTCTGCGTGAGTGGCAATCAGTACAACGAGAACGTTGTCGTCGAGAGCGGCATCAGCGTCTACGGCGGTTTCGACGAGAACGACGCCAATTTCAAGTTCCGTCGCTCGGCTGCAGCCACCACCCGCGTGAACGCGACAGGCACCGTCTTCCACGCGCCGCAGGTCGACAAAGAGACCCACATCGAAGGCATCAAGATCACGGCAGGCACTGACATCAACACGCCGGGGTCCAGCACCTACGGCGTGCGCATGGGCTCGGGCACCTCCACGCTGTACGTGCGCTACAACGAGATCAGCGCAGGCCCCGGCGTAGACGGCAAGGCGGGAGACGACGGCACGCCTCACGCCCAAGCGCAGGCACCCACGGGCAACAAGGGCGACGAAGGCTGCGACGGTTGCACCGGAACGGGCCAAGGGGGTCCCCAACCGAGTTGTGCCGAACCGGGCGGCAAGGGCGGCAACGGCGGCTACAACAACGGCGACGGCGCCAAAGGCGATCCCGGCAGCGGCGGCGCGGTCGGCGGAACGGCCGGCCCCTCGTCGAAGCAGTGCGCTACCGTGAGCACCGCGGGCGGCGAAGGCGGCGAGGGCGCTAGCGGGTCGAGCGGCAACTCCGGCACTGGCGGCGCCAACATCGGCGTCGTGTCCATCAACGGCTACGTTCCAGCATCCGGCACCAGCGGCACGAACGGCACCAACGGCAAGGGCGGCGGCGGTGGTGGCGGCGGCGGCGGCGGCTCCGAGTGCATCGCGTACATCAACGGGATCTGTGTGCCCACGTGCAACGCAGATCGTGCAGGCGGCGGTGGTTCGGGTGGCTGCGGCGGCCTTGGTGGTCTCAAGGGAGCCGGCGGCGGCGGCGGCGGCGGCAGCTTCGGCGTGTTCGCGAGCGCCGGCACCATGATCGTCACGGGCAATACCATCGACAGCAAGAACGGCGGCACCGGCGGCAAGGGCGGTAACGGCGCGAACGGACAGACCGGCGGCGCGTCGGGCCCGAAGGGCAGCGGGCGCGACGACAGTGCCGACGGCGGCCCCGGCGGCAAGGGTGGCAACGCCGGCGCGGGCGGCCCCGGCGGCGGCGGCGGCGGCGGGCCCAGTGCCTGCGTGGGGTACGCCTCAGCGGTGAGCCTGACGGCAAGCGGCAACACTTGCGTCACGGGCTCACCCGGCTTCGGCGGCAATGGCGGCACGAACACTCAGGGCAGCACTGCCGGAGCGGGCCAGACCGGGAAGAACGGCGTCACGCTGCAGCTCTAG
- a CDS encoding VWA domain-containing protein: MTSAIRKGFWVFPLLGAAFAACSSDASAPPGSGVAASGGTGGGGGSGGSIIVDAGGSGGLDPDASCGAVSESAKNSPLHLYIMLDKSSSMAGNQWTSAVAGLNAFLASADSAGVSVGLKFFPREADATPVCDQKAYSKPDVAFGVLPGNASALAAALGAATPNGLSTPTYPALGGGILKAIELAQNNPGDAAAVLLVTDGVPQGPASVCGTVNPEDWNEIASLAAAGANFNPPVTTYVVGLPGVDQSFANQIAKAGGSSAAILVSNTNVQAEFEKALAKVRGQALPCEYEIPDKVSKGEIAYDFVNVVLQSGGKSTNVLQTSDCNLGAGWYYDDPTDPSKILLCPSVCANLKQDFTASLQILMGCKTQVVR; this comes from the coding sequence ATGACATCAGCGATTCGCAAGGGATTCTGGGTTTTTCCGCTGCTGGGCGCGGCCTTCGCGGCCTGCAGCTCGGATGCGAGCGCGCCCCCGGGTTCCGGCGTGGCTGCAAGCGGCGGCACGGGGGGCGGCGGGGGCAGCGGAGGCTCGATCATCGTGGACGCCGGCGGATCCGGCGGCCTCGACCCGGACGCCTCCTGCGGCGCCGTCAGTGAGAGCGCGAAGAACTCGCCGCTGCACCTCTACATCATGCTCGACAAGTCGAGCAGCATGGCGGGCAATCAGTGGACCAGCGCGGTCGCCGGCTTGAACGCGTTTCTTGCCTCCGCGGACTCGGCGGGCGTGAGCGTGGGGCTCAAGTTCTTCCCACGCGAAGCGGATGCGACCCCGGTGTGCGATCAGAAGGCGTACTCCAAGCCAGATGTCGCCTTCGGAGTATTGCCGGGCAACGCGAGCGCGTTGGCCGCAGCGCTGGGCGCAGCAACGCCGAACGGGCTGTCGACGCCAACCTATCCAGCCCTTGGCGGCGGGATCTTGAAAGCGATCGAACTCGCACAGAACAATCCCGGTGATGCTGCGGCGGTGCTCCTCGTCACCGACGGTGTGCCCCAAGGGCCGGCGTCTGTATGCGGCACGGTCAACCCCGAAGACTGGAACGAGATTGCCTCCCTCGCCGCAGCGGGCGCGAACTTCAATCCGCCGGTGACCACCTACGTGGTGGGACTTCCCGGCGTCGATCAGTCCTTTGCCAATCAAATCGCCAAGGCGGGCGGTTCGTCCGCGGCCATCTTGGTCAGCAACACCAACGTGCAGGCGGAGTTCGAGAAGGCGCTGGCCAAGGTCCGCGGGCAAGCGCTTCCCTGCGAGTACGAAATTCCCGACAAAGTCAGCAAGGGCGAGATCGCCTACGATTTCGTGAACGTCGTACTGCAGTCCGGCGGCAAGTCCACGAATGTGTTGCAGACGTCAGACTGCAACCTAGGTGCAGGCTGGTATTACGACGACCCGACTGACCCGAGCAAGATCTTGCTCTGCCCAAGTGTGTGCGCGAACTTGAAGCAGGACTTCACTGCCAGTCTGCAGATTCTCATGGGCTGCAAGACGCAAGTGGTTCGCTGA
- a CDS encoding adenylate/guanylate cyclase domain-containing protein gives MSDEAKLRAAIQALEAQRLSLGNTVVDTATAGLREKLAQLGSLSGDTRQLVSVLFADVSGFTKLSERLDPEEVQALLKKVWAELDAVILSRRGHIDKHIGDAVMAVWGLSGARARDAEDAVRAGLELQRQLGALCRREGLELAMRVGINSGPTSVSRVASTGEWNVIGDTVNVASRLEHAAALGAVLIGNDTAAQVADAFELEPQPPLTVKGKQEPLTTFVVKAPRAASVRLPSHTLTGVGAPFVGRAAELGELLTLYQRARAGETLATCICAEGGVGKSRLLAEATRLIRLQADPILLVEHACEAEGEQRPFGLLAGLIRNLAGRGGDEPVRGFARLLERYLGADVAGEAQEFIAYVLGFGAATSALQRLERDPRQIRGRAEVLLLRLFEALCAERTLVLLVEELQRADGMSLTFLARLRERAKGLLLLATARPDLWQRPDADLSWWRRFDLAPLGRSDTHQLAQSLLGAAAELPGWVADFLVERSGGNPFFCEELLRALLERGVVRVDEQGAWRASERPASFSLPPRLAPLVLERLGHVSTAARVLLERVAIVGPRAERARVVALLDGPPDDSALDELRQANLLRFADGPADAELGFVHSLTWEVTYEYTLLETRRSLHGRLADRLAQDANAPPQEVAHHYRAARRSGEAAEFYARAGERARRADSVALATRFFGLALELNGGSRGIELRAHEGLGELEMRSARYENAVASYRAMLGAAAAEASPLAQARAHNGLSWALAQASKPTEAALAAEQAAEIAGSTFDTARDDARRQAAALELANAWHNLSWAAVLVADADQALAAAEEGLAVAEQAGAEREQALCLNLIGVVHYHLLDRYAEGARYLEQALERYRAMPDRWGIACQLNNLGDLARLRGDPAAAVGLLEEALEMTRAIGHTSQELVVLTTLGATHNALGQCEQAVRVLRQALSLATVGEPFTRGSCLASLCDALAVLGQGEEAARAGCEALQIAGQDTTVFRGEALRALGRALASTGQPVECAGRQWDAEACFAGSVAVFHELGQTEQRAESCRRWAEFERARGERARADELIAEASRARDSE, from the coding sequence ATGAGTGACGAAGCAAAGCTGCGCGCCGCGATCCAGGCCCTCGAAGCGCAGCGTCTTTCGTTGGGCAACACCGTGGTGGACACGGCCACCGCAGGGCTTCGCGAGAAGCTGGCTCAGCTCGGTTCCCTCAGTGGAGACACGCGCCAGCTGGTGAGCGTCCTCTTCGCCGACGTCTCGGGCTTCACCAAGCTGAGTGAGCGCCTGGATCCCGAAGAAGTCCAGGCGCTGCTGAAAAAGGTGTGGGCCGAGCTCGACGCGGTGATCTTGTCGCGCCGCGGCCACATCGACAAACACATCGGCGATGCCGTGATGGCCGTGTGGGGCCTCTCCGGCGCACGCGCCCGAGATGCGGAAGACGCGGTGCGGGCGGGACTCGAGCTGCAGCGTCAGCTCGGCGCGCTCTGTCGCCGCGAGGGCCTCGAACTCGCCATGCGCGTGGGCATCAACTCTGGGCCCACCAGCGTTTCCCGGGTGGCATCGACGGGCGAGTGGAACGTGATCGGCGACACCGTGAACGTCGCCTCGCGCCTCGAACACGCAGCGGCACTCGGAGCAGTGCTGATCGGCAACGACACCGCGGCGCAGGTGGCGGACGCCTTTGAACTCGAACCGCAGCCGCCCCTCACCGTCAAAGGCAAGCAGGAACCTCTGACGACTTTCGTCGTCAAGGCGCCTCGCGCGGCCTCGGTGCGCTTGCCCTCGCACACGCTGACGGGCGTGGGCGCGCCCTTCGTCGGTCGCGCGGCGGAGCTGGGCGAACTCCTGACGCTCTATCAGCGCGCGCGCGCTGGCGAGACCCTTGCCACGTGCATTTGCGCCGAAGGCGGCGTGGGCAAGAGCCGACTGCTCGCCGAAGCCACGCGGTTGATTCGCCTGCAGGCGGATCCGATCTTGCTCGTAGAGCATGCCTGCGAGGCAGAGGGGGAGCAGCGGCCCTTCGGCCTTCTGGCAGGCTTGATCCGGAACCTGGCGGGGCGTGGCGGCGACGAGCCGGTCCGAGGATTCGCTCGCCTGCTCGAGCGGTATCTAGGCGCGGATGTGGCGGGAGAGGCTCAGGAGTTCATCGCCTACGTGCTCGGTTTCGGCGCGGCGACGTCCGCGTTGCAGCGCTTGGAGCGTGACCCGCGGCAGATCCGCGGGCGCGCGGAGGTGTTGTTGCTCCGACTGTTCGAAGCTCTTTGCGCGGAACGCACGCTGGTCTTGTTGGTCGAGGAGCTTCAGCGTGCGGACGGAATGTCCCTGACCTTCTTGGCGCGCCTTCGGGAACGGGCGAAGGGCTTGCTGCTGCTGGCCACGGCACGCCCGGATCTGTGGCAACGCCCGGATGCAGATCTGAGCTGGTGGCGCCGGTTCGACCTCGCTCCTCTAGGTCGCAGCGATACACACCAGTTGGCCCAGTCGCTGCTCGGAGCCGCCGCCGAGCTGCCGGGGTGGGTCGCGGATTTTTTGGTGGAACGCAGCGGCGGCAATCCCTTCTTCTGCGAGGAACTGCTGCGCGCTCTGCTCGAACGCGGCGTCGTGCGCGTGGACGAGCAGGGCGCATGGCGAGCGAGCGAGCGCCCCGCGTCCTTTTCGCTACCGCCGCGCCTGGCGCCCTTGGTGCTGGAACGCCTGGGCCATGTCAGTACAGCGGCTCGTGTGCTCTTGGAGCGCGTGGCTATCGTCGGACCTCGCGCCGAGCGAGCGCGCGTCGTCGCCTTGCTGGATGGGCCACCGGATGATTCGGCGCTGGACGAACTGCGCCAAGCCAACCTATTGCGCTTCGCTGACGGTCCAGCCGATGCGGAGCTCGGCTTCGTCCACTCCCTGACCTGGGAGGTCACCTACGAGTACACGTTGCTCGAGACCAGGCGCTCGCTACACGGTCGCCTGGCGGACCGGCTGGCGCAGGATGCGAACGCACCGCCTCAAGAAGTCGCACACCACTATCGCGCCGCTCGGCGCTCGGGCGAGGCCGCGGAGTTCTATGCGCGCGCAGGGGAGCGCGCGCGGCGCGCGGACTCAGTGGCGTTGGCCACGCGCTTCTTCGGCTTGGCGTTGGAGTTGAACGGCGGCTCGCGGGGCATCGAACTGCGCGCTCATGAGGGCCTAGGCGAGCTGGAGATGCGCAGCGCGCGCTACGAGAACGCCGTGGCGTCGTACCGCGCCATGCTCGGCGCGGCGGCCGCGGAAGCGTCTCCGCTGGCACAAGCACGAGCGCACAACGGCTTGTCCTGGGCCTTGGCGCAGGCGTCCAAGCCCACCGAGGCTGCGCTCGCTGCCGAGCAGGCCGCCGAGATCGCTGGCTCGACCTTCGACACGGCGCGCGACGACGCACGCCGCCAGGCGGCAGCCCTGGAGCTAGCGAACGCTTGGCACAACCTCAGCTGGGCGGCCGTGCTGGTCGCCGACGCGGACCAAGCGCTGGCGGCCGCGGAAGAAGGCTTGGCCGTCGCCGAGCAAGCGGGTGCCGAGCGCGAACAAGCGCTGTGTCTCAACCTGATCGGCGTGGTGCACTACCACTTGCTCGACCGCTACGCCGAAGGCGCGCGTTACCTGGAGCAAGCCCTCGAACGCTATCGCGCGATGCCGGATCGCTGGGGCATCGCCTGCCAACTCAACAACCTGGGCGACTTGGCTCGGCTGCGCGGCGATCCCGCCGCTGCCGTCGGCCTCTTGGAGGAAGCGTTGGAGATGACGCGCGCCATCGGGCACACGAGCCAGGAGTTGGTCGTGCTCACCACGCTGGGCGCCACGCACAACGCCCTCGGTCAGTGCGAGCAAGCCGTGCGCGTGTTGCGCCAAGCGCTTTCCCTTGCCACGGTCGGAGAGCCCTTCACTCGAGGCAGCTGTCTGGCGTCACTGTGCGACGCCTTGGCGGTTCTGGGGCAAGGTGAAGAAGCGGCGCGAGCTGGCTGTGAAGCGCTGCAGATCGCGGGCCAGGACACCACCGTCTTTCGCGGAGAAGCGCTGCGCGCGTTGGGCCGCGCGCTCGCCAGCACCGGGCAGCCCGTCGAGTGCGCAGGTCGCCAGTGGGATGCGGAAGCGTGCTTCGCGGGCAGCGTCGCGGTCTTCCACGAGCTTGGCCAAACCGAACAGCGCGCCGAGAGCTGCCGGCGTTGGGCGGAGTTCGAGCGGGCACGCGGCGAGCGCGCTCGCGCCGACGAACTGATCGCCGAGGCAAGCCGAGCGCGGGATTCGGAATGA
- a CDS encoding DUF1552 domain-containing protein, translating to MNKTSRRAVLRGLGGFCVALPFLELFAPRRATAASPSAPQRYMIAFGGTSIGMESRDFVVPTSEGPLAGNLTRGLGPLGDHGVDDVTSIVSGMKIPWGSGANIPSAGRAVRWHSMSVNPMLTGMKSPDDDDEKLQGPTSDWSLSELLAGPTAATRPVLSYRVQAAYYRGSNGTGGNRGLMSARMNGGNLERITPQFSPQVAYQDLFSGFIPPDPAEAEKAKRLLNRRKSVIDLVSADAERLTKRLGAADRIRMQQHFDELRGLEKRLEAVPLPDGSACKVLPDPGSDPAVGGAVENGDTGGYAGNGAWSDEELRAQVMVDLIHMAFVCDLSRVASLMFTFSQCFLNMNPVFGYPSDLHELGHYSVGGGDKGANAVADGVAWHVKHFARLAQKLRDSQDVDGRSILDNTAMILCFEGGWGYDPEQDRQGTTHSSENMIMIATGKGGGLNASGGKHIRAQNEHPAKVLTTVMQALGGPSTLGQVSGTIPGLVG from the coding sequence AGTTGTTCGCCCCTCGCCGCGCGACGGCGGCGAGCCCCAGCGCGCCGCAGCGCTACATGATCGCTTTCGGCGGGACCTCCATCGGCATGGAGAGCCGCGACTTCGTGGTGCCCACGTCCGAGGGCCCGCTGGCCGGCAACCTGACGCGCGGGCTCGGCCCCCTTGGTGACCATGGCGTCGACGACGTCACCAGCATCGTCTCGGGCATGAAGATCCCCTGGGGCTCTGGCGCAAACATCCCGAGCGCGGGCCGCGCCGTGCGTTGGCACTCGATGAGCGTCAACCCGATGCTCACGGGCATGAAGAGCCCCGACGACGACGACGAGAAGTTGCAGGGCCCGACCTCGGACTGGAGCCTCTCGGAGCTCTTGGCGGGCCCGACCGCCGCGACCCGTCCGGTGCTCAGCTACCGCGTTCAAGCTGCGTACTACCGCGGCAGCAACGGCACCGGTGGCAACCGCGGCCTGATGAGCGCGCGCATGAACGGTGGCAACCTGGAGCGCATCACGCCGCAGTTCAGTCCCCAGGTGGCGTACCAAGATCTCTTCAGCGGCTTCATTCCGCCAGACCCTGCCGAAGCGGAAAAGGCCAAGCGCTTGCTGAATCGCCGCAAGAGCGTGATCGATCTGGTCAGTGCCGACGCCGAGCGCCTCACGAAGCGCTTGGGCGCCGCGGACCGCATCCGCATGCAGCAGCACTTCGACGAACTGCGCGGCTTGGAGAAGCGTCTCGAAGCCGTGCCCCTACCCGATGGCAGCGCCTGCAAGGTCCTGCCCGACCCCGGCTCGGATCCCGCCGTGGGCGGCGCGGTGGAAAACGGCGACACCGGTGGCTACGCGGGCAACGGAGCGTGGAGCGACGAGGAACTCCGCGCCCAGGTGATGGTGGATCTGATCCACATGGCCTTCGTCTGCGATCTCTCCCGCGTCGCTTCACTGATGTTCACCTTCTCGCAGTGCTTCCTCAACATGAATCCCGTGTTCGGCTACCCGAGCGATCTGCACGAACTCGGCCACTACAGCGTCGGGGGCGGTGACAAGGGCGCCAACGCCGTCGCCGACGGAGTGGCGTGGCACGTGAAGCACTTCGCCCGTCTGGCTCAAAAGCTGCGCGACAGCCAGGACGTCGACGGGCGCAGCATCCTCGACAACACTGCGATGATCCTCTGCTTCGAGGGCGGCTGGGGCTACGATCCCGAGCAAGATCGCCAGGGCACCACCCACTCCAGCGAGAACATGATCATGATCGCGACCGGCAAGGGCGGCGGCCTGAACGCGAGCGGTGGCAAACACATCCGCGCTCAGAACGAGCACCCCGCCAAGGTGCTCACCACCGTGATGCAGGCCCTGGGCGGCCCGAGCACCCTGGGTCAAGTCAGCGGCACCATCCCCGGCCTCGTGGGTTGA